A genomic region of Gossypium hirsutum isolate 1008001.06 chromosome D01, Gossypium_hirsutum_v2.1, whole genome shotgun sequence contains the following coding sequences:
- the LOC107922225 gene encoding probable GMP synthase [glutamine-hydrolyzing], whose protein sequence is MCTSKAKVTTGTTHVEITPPAVARINGRPVLQPTCNRVPSLDRRNSLKKIPPISPPPPASLPFTPSATSTTTVANGSRARASLTLPLSPSSKFTTKRGSDPNALNSSSEKVAIPRNTTKTLDRKKSKSFKEGMGNNGLSSYIEPSLSYSSSLLVEAPGSIAAVRREQVALQQAQRKMKIAHYGRSKSAKFESKVVPLDNTKPAEEKKRCSFITPNSDPIYVAYHDEEWGVPIHNDSMLFELLVLSGAQVGSDWTSILKKRQDFRDAFSGFDAETVANFTEKQMTTISSEYGIDISRVRGVVDNSNLLEVKREFGSFDKYIWGFVNHKPMSTQYKFDHKIPVKTSKSESISKDMVRRGFRFVGPTVVHSFMQAAGLTNDHLITCHRHLPCALLAIQRPPVHSLPDL, encoded by the exons ATGTGTACCTCTAAGGCTAAGGTGACCACAGGCACTACTCATGTTGAAATAACACCACCTGCTGTCGCCCGGATCAATGGCCGTCCTGTCCTTCAACCTACTTGTAATCGTGTTCCTAGCCTTGATCGTCGTAATTCCTTGAAAAAAATACCACCCATCTCTCCTCCACCACCTGCATCACTACCATTTACGCCGTCAGCCACCAGTACTACAACTGTTGCCAATGGTAGCAGGGCTAGGGCCTCACTCACACTGCCTTTATCGCCAAGCTCAAAGTTCACCACCAAGCGAGGGAGTGATCCCAATGCGTTGAACTCAAGTTCTGAAAAGGTTGCCATTCCCAGAAACACCACAAAAACCTTGGATAGGAAGAAATCCAAAAGTTTCAAAGAGGGTATGGGGAATAATGGATTATCTTCTTATATTGAGCCATCATTGAGTTACTCTTCTTCTCTGCTGGTTGAGGCTCCAGGAAGCATTGCTGCAGTTAGAAGGGAACAGGTAGCTCTTCAACAAGcacaaagaaagatgaaaattgCACACTATGGAAGATCAAAATCGGCCAAATTTGAATCTAAGGTTGTTCCTCTCGACAATACCAAGCCTGCCGAGGAAAAGAAGAGGTGCAGTTTCATTACGCCCAACTCAG ATCCTATCTATGTGGCTTACCATGACGAAGAATGGGGAGTTCCAATCCATAATGATAG CATGCTCTTCGAGTTGTTGGTTCTAAGTGGTGCTCAAGTAGGCTCGGATTGGACTTCAATCCTGAAGAAACGTCAAGATTTCAG GGATGCATTTTCAGGGTTTGATGCAGAAACTGTAGCCAACTTCACTGAAAAACAAATGACCACAATTAGCTCTGAATATGGGATTGACATAAGCAGAGTTCGAGGTGTTGTGGACAACTCCAACCTTCTCGAG GTTAAGAGGGAGTTTGGATCATTTGACAAATATATATGGGGATTTGTGAATCACAAGCCGATGTCGACGCAATACAAATTCGATCACAAGATCCCAGTTAAGACATCAAAGTCTGAGAGCATAAGCAAGGACATGGTGAGAAGGGGGTTTAGGTTTGTTGGACCAACGGTGGTCCATTCCTTCATGCAAGCCGCTGGTCTAACCAACGACCACCTCATCACATGCCACAGGCACCTTCCTTGCGCCTTGTTAGCCATCCAAAGGCCACCGGTCCACTCACTCCCTGATTTGTAG